A window of Candidatus Eisenbacteria bacterium contains these coding sequences:
- the recA gene encoding recombinase RecA has protein sequence MNKERSKALELAVQQIERQFGKGAIMKLGEESARISIESIPTGSIALDAALGIGGVPRGRVIEIYGPESSGKTTLALTIVAQAQKAGGNAVFIDAEHALDAKYAHRLGVDIESLHVAQPDTGEEALEIAEHLVRSGAVDVIVIDSVAALVPKAEIEGEMGDSHMGLQARLMSQALRKLTGTISKSKTTVIFINQIRMQIGVMFGNPETTTGGRALKFYASVRMDIRRIGAIKEGDSVIGSRVKVKVVKNKVAAPFREAEFDILYNEGISRPGELLDLAIERNLVQKSGTWFSYGEERIGQGRENARVWLKEHPDAFQELETKLREALGLTRSASEDGAEPVAAAAAAAAVATPEARGERRIRI, from the coding sequence ATGAACAAGGAGCGCTCGAAGGCGCTCGAGCTCGCCGTGCAGCAGATCGAGCGCCAGTTCGGAAAGGGCGCCATCATGAAGCTCGGCGAGGAATCGGCGCGCATCTCGATCGAGTCGATCCCGACGGGATCGATCGCGCTCGACGCCGCGCTCGGCATCGGCGGGGTGCCGCGCGGCCGGGTGATCGAGATCTACGGCCCCGAGTCGTCGGGCAAGACCACCCTCGCGCTCACGATCGTCGCCCAGGCGCAGAAGGCGGGCGGAAACGCGGTCTTCATCGATGCCGAGCACGCGCTGGACGCCAAGTACGCGCACCGGCTCGGCGTCGACATCGAGAGCCTGCACGTGGCCCAGCCCGACACGGGGGAGGAGGCGCTCGAGATCGCCGAGCACCTGGTCCGCAGCGGCGCCGTCGACGTGATCGTCATCGACTCGGTGGCGGCGCTCGTCCCCAAGGCCGAGATCGAGGGCGAGATGGGCGACTCGCACATGGGGCTCCAGGCGCGGCTCATGTCGCAGGCGCTCCGGAAGCTCACCGGGACCATCTCCAAGTCCAAGACGACCGTGATCTTCATCAACCAGATCCGCATGCAGATCGGGGTGATGTTCGGAAATCCCGAGACCACGACCGGCGGCCGCGCGCTCAAGTTCTACGCCTCGGTGCGCATGGACATCCGCCGGATCGGCGCCATCAAGGAAGGCGACAGCGTCATCGGGAGCCGCGTGAAGGTGAAGGTCGTGAAGAACAAGGTCGCGGCGCCGTTCCGCGAGGCCGAGTTCGACATCCTCTACAACGAGGGGATCTCCCGACCCGGCGAGCTGCTCGACCTCGCGATCGAGCGGAACCTGGTCCAGAAGAGCGGCACCTGGTTCTCGTACGGCGAGGAGCGCATCGGCCAGGGCCGCGAGAACGCGCGCGTCTGGCTGAAGGAACATCCGGACGCGTTCCAGGAGCTCGAGACGAAGCTCCGGGAGGCGCTCGGCTTGACCCGGTCCGCGTCGGAGGATGGCGCGGAGCCGGTGGCGGCGGCGGCGGCTGCGGCTGCGGTCGCGACACCCGAGGCCCGAGGAGAGCGCCGGATCCGGATCTAG
- the alaS gene encoding alanine--tRNA ligase, which yields MIRASTNDLRRRYIDFFRDREHPHLPQAPLVPLDDPTLLFTSAGMVPFKPYFASPMPPPVRRAVTVQRCLRLTDVDQVGVTVRHATFFEMLGNFSFGDYFKREAIEWAWEYTTQVLGMPAERLWPSVFREDDEAFDLWAKHIGLGASRVTRLDEKDNFWGPAGGTGACGPSSEIYWDQGPGVGCLRPECAPGCDCERYLEFWNLVFPQFDQLPDGTRKPLANRGIDTGMGLERLAMILQGTPSIYEIDLLLPVGDAVRRMGDAKSAATDRGRRAARVITDHARALVFMFAEGVRPSNEGRGYVGRRLLRRAARFGRDVGITGPFLARLVPTVVAQMSAHEEYAYLVREEPAIAAAIQEEESRFAETLELGVARFEETAAGLEKRKETVFPGAVAFQLYDTFGFPLDLTSEMAAERGLAVDVPAYEAAMEEQRERARKAGRFETRRSGAGPWRALSEGSHSEFVGYDQEAVGGVTIRALRERVPQDPADAPAGSGTAPPEVEFTLDRTPFYPEGGGQVGDAGWLESTGGAAARLRVVDTYRDADAIVHRALVETGTPHAGPYRATIDAEARAATERNHTATHLLHAALRERLGTHLKQAGSLVAPDRLRFDFTHPRALTPEDVHAIETAVNEKILADLPVRTEVTSLKEAQEKGAMALFGEKYGERVRQVIVDTYSRELCGGCHVTRTGEIGYLRIESEAAVAAGTRRVEAVTGSLAYRRAEEDRSLLRELASRLGAPRAELAARVAQLQDETRRLHEERAKQGKANLKGRVTELVQAAGGADPPLVLAVVDAASVEELREASDVVRQGLPHGGGLLAAVIDGKLSVAAAVGAQAVEKLPADQWVRDAVSIVGGKGGGKREMAVAGAKDAGRVQDVLDRGAAFARERLKGSGTPA from the coding sequence GTGATTCGCGCTTCCACCAACGATCTTCGCCGGCGCTACATCGATTTCTTCCGGGACCGGGAGCATCCGCACCTCCCGCAGGCTCCGCTCGTCCCCCTGGACGACCCGACGCTCCTCTTCACGTCCGCCGGGATGGTCCCCTTCAAGCCGTACTTCGCCTCGCCCATGCCGCCGCCCGTGCGGCGCGCGGTGACGGTGCAGCGGTGCCTTCGCCTCACCGACGTCGATCAGGTCGGCGTCACCGTCCGTCACGCCACCTTCTTCGAGATGCTCGGCAACTTCTCCTTCGGCGATTACTTCAAGAGGGAGGCGATCGAGTGGGCGTGGGAGTACACGACCCAGGTGCTCGGGATGCCGGCCGAGCGGCTCTGGCCGTCCGTGTTCCGCGAGGACGACGAGGCGTTCGATCTCTGGGCGAAGCACATCGGCCTGGGCGCCTCGCGCGTGACGCGGCTCGACGAGAAGGACAACTTCTGGGGTCCCGCGGGCGGGACCGGCGCATGCGGCCCCTCGTCCGAGATCTACTGGGACCAGGGACCCGGCGTGGGATGCCTCCGCCCCGAGTGCGCGCCCGGCTGCGACTGCGAGCGCTACCTCGAGTTCTGGAATCTCGTCTTCCCGCAGTTCGACCAGCTTCCGGACGGCACGCGGAAGCCGCTCGCCAATCGCGGCATCGACACCGGCATGGGGCTCGAGCGGCTCGCGATGATCCTCCAGGGCACGCCCTCCATCTACGAGATCGATCTCCTGCTGCCGGTCGGCGACGCCGTGCGCCGCATGGGCGACGCGAAGAGCGCCGCCACCGACCGCGGGCGGCGCGCCGCCCGCGTGATCACGGACCACGCGCGCGCGCTCGTCTTCATGTTCGCCGAGGGCGTGCGACCCTCGAACGAGGGGCGCGGCTACGTGGGGCGGCGGCTCCTCCGGCGCGCGGCGCGCTTCGGACGGGACGTCGGGATCACCGGCCCCTTCCTCGCGCGGCTCGTTCCCACGGTCGTGGCGCAGATGTCCGCGCACGAGGAATACGCGTATCTCGTGAGGGAGGAGCCCGCGATCGCGGCCGCGATCCAGGAGGAGGAGAGCCGGTTCGCCGAGACGCTCGAGCTGGGCGTCGCGCGATTCGAGGAGACCGCGGCCGGGCTCGAGAAGAGGAAGGAGACCGTCTTTCCGGGCGCGGTCGCGTTCCAGCTCTACGACACGTTCGGATTCCCGCTCGACCTCACGTCCGAGATGGCGGCGGAGCGGGGCCTCGCCGTGGACGTCCCGGCGTACGAGGCGGCGATGGAAGAGCAGCGCGAGCGCGCGCGCAAGGCGGGACGGTTCGAGACGCGGCGCTCCGGCGCGGGACCCTGGCGGGCTCTCTCCGAAGGGTCGCACTCCGAGTTCGTGGGCTACGACCAGGAGGCGGTGGGAGGCGTCACGATCCGCGCCCTCCGGGAGCGCGTGCCGCAGGACCCTGCGGACGCGCCGGCCGGATCCGGGACGGCTCCCCCCGAGGTGGAGTTCACGCTCGACCGGACGCCGTTCTATCCGGAGGGCGGCGGCCAGGTGGGCGACGCGGGCTGGCTCGAGTCCACGGGCGGCGCCGCGGCCAGGCTCCGCGTCGTGGACACGTACCGGGACGCGGACGCGATCGTGCATCGCGCCCTGGTGGAGACGGGGACCCCGCACGCGGGCCCCTACCGCGCGACGATCGACGCCGAAGCGCGCGCCGCGACGGAGCGCAACCACACGGCGACTCACCTCCTCCACGCCGCGCTGCGCGAGCGGCTGGGAACGCACCTGAAGCAGGCCGGATCGCTGGTCGCGCCGGACCGGCTCCGGTTCGACTTCACGCATCCGCGCGCCCTGACGCCGGAGGACGTCCACGCGATCGAGACGGCCGTGAACGAGAAGATCCTCGCGGATCTCCCCGTGCGCACCGAGGTCACGTCCCTGAAGGAAGCGCAGGAGAAGGGGGCGATGGCGCTCTTCGGCGAGAAGTACGGGGAGCGCGTGCGCCAGGTGATCGTCGACACGTACAGCCGCGAGCTCTGCGGCGGATGCCACGTGACGCGGACCGGGGAGATCGGATATCTGCGCATCGAATCCGAGGCCGCGGTCGCCGCGGGCACGCGGCGCGTCGAGGCGGTGACCGGCTCGCTCGCGTACCGCCGCGCCGAGGAGGACCGGTCGCTCCTCCGCGAGCTCGCGTCGAGGCTGGGCGCGCCCCGGGCCGAGCTCGCCGCGCGCGTTGCGCAGCTCCAGGACGAGACGCGCCGACTCCACGAGGAGCGCGCGAAGCAGGGGAAGGCGAACCTCAAGGGACGCGTGACCGAGCTCGTGCAGGCGGCCGGGGGCGCCGATCCGCCGCTCGTCCTCGCGGTGGTGGACGCCGCGAGCGTCGAGGAGCTCCGCGAGGCGAGCGACGTGGTGCGCCAGGGGCTCCCCCACGGTGGAGGCCTCCTCGCCGCGGTGATCGACGGAAAGCTCTCGGTGGCGGCCGCGGTGGGCGCGCAAGCGGTGGAGAAGCTCCCCGCCGATCAGTGGGTGCGCGACGCGGTGTCGATCGTCGGAGGGAAGGGCGGAGGGAAGCGCGAGATGGCCGTCGCGGGCGCGAAGGACGCCGGGCGCGTGCAGGACGTCCTGGATCGCGGCGCGGCGTTCGCGCGGGAGCGCCTCAAGGGCTCGGGGACGCCCGCGTGA
- the rfbD gene encoding dTDP-4-dehydrorhamnose reductase, producing MRVLVTGAGGMLGRALREKLQGAHTLFLWGREEADLTDVAQVRVAAQGITFDAVVHAAAMTDVDRCESEPERALAVNRDAAANVAGLARDRGALFVYLSTDYVFDGAKRSPYLEEDPVGPINAYGRSKLEGERAVSASGARCLVVRTSWLFGSGGKNFVDTVASKLERGESLRVVDDQKGSPTYTRDLAHAIELLLRRGATGTVHATNSGTTTWYGLAREIARVLGSDAPIAPVTTEEFPRPAARPRYSVLSGARFRAWTGENLRPWEEAVGHYLAARRSRSTEEA from the coding sequence ATGCGCGTCCTGGTCACGGGGGCCGGCGGCATGCTGGGGCGCGCGCTCCGGGAGAAGCTCCAGGGCGCGCACACGCTGTTCCTCTGGGGAAGGGAGGAGGCGGACCTGACCGACGTGGCGCAGGTGCGGGTCGCCGCACAAGGCATCACCTTCGACGCCGTCGTCCACGCCGCCGCCATGACCGACGTCGACCGGTGCGAGTCGGAGCCGGAGCGGGCGCTCGCCGTGAACCGGGACGCCGCCGCGAACGTGGCGGGTCTCGCCAGGGACCGCGGCGCGCTCTTCGTCTACCTCAGCACCGATTACGTGTTCGACGGCGCGAAGCGGAGCCCCTATCTCGAGGAGGATCCCGTGGGCCCGATCAACGCGTACGGCCGGTCGAAGCTCGAGGGAGAGCGGGCGGTCTCCGCGTCCGGCGCGAGGTGCCTCGTCGTCCGCACCTCCTGGCTCTTCGGATCCGGAGGGAAGAACTTCGTGGACACGGTCGCCTCGAAGCTCGAGCGCGGAGAGAGCCTCCGCGTGGTGGACGACCAGAAGGGATCCCCCACGTACACGCGCGATCTCGCCCACGCGATCGAGCTCCTGCTGCGGCGCGGCGCGACGGGAACCGTGCACGCCACGAATTCCGGGACGACCACCTGGTACGGCCTCGCGCGCGAGATCGCGCGCGTGCTCGGAAGCGACGCCCCGATCGCGCCGGTCACGACCGAGGAGTTCCCGCGACCCGCGGCCCGTCCCCGGTACTCCGTCCTCTCCGGCGCGCGGTTCCGCGCATGGACCGGCGAGAACCTGCGCCCGTGGGAGGAGGCGGTCGGCCACTACCTCGCGGCGCGCCGGTCCCGCTCCACGGAGGAAGCGTGA
- a CDS encoding glucose-1-phosphate thymidylyltransferase → MKALILSGGKGTRLRPITHTSAKQLVPIANKPILFYGIEAIREAGVTDVGIVVGDTEAEIRAAVGDGSAFGVRATYIRQEAPLGLAHAVKVSKGFLKDDPFIMYLGDNLILDGITPLVEEFRRDRPNSQILLAHVPHPEEFGVAELDGNRVVRLVEKPKEPRTDLALVGVYMFDSTIFEAVEAIRPSFRNELEITDAIQYLIDKGRAVHHHIIQGWWKDTGKLDDILEANRMVLSRVRRSILGTVDAKTRIEGDVVIGEGSQVTDSILRGPLCIGSKCTIERAYVGPFTSIHDGVSIRNSEIEHSIVLERCTIDDIPVRIEASLIGKEARIQRSQRKPSAYRFMVGDSSAVDVL, encoded by the coding sequence GTGAAGGCGCTCATCCTGAGCGGCGGGAAAGGCACGCGGCTCCGCCCCATCACCCACACGAGCGCGAAGCAGCTCGTTCCGATCGCCAACAAGCCGATCCTCTTCTACGGCATCGAGGCGATCCGCGAGGCCGGCGTCACCGACGTCGGGATCGTGGTCGGCGACACCGAGGCCGAGATCCGCGCCGCCGTCGGTGACGGATCGGCGTTCGGCGTGCGCGCGACCTACATCCGCCAGGAGGCGCCGCTCGGCCTCGCGCACGCGGTGAAGGTCTCGAAGGGGTTCCTGAAGGACGATCCCTTCATCATGTACCTGGGCGACAACCTGATCCTCGACGGCATCACCCCGCTGGTCGAGGAGTTCCGGCGCGACCGTCCGAACAGCCAGATCCTCCTCGCGCACGTGCCGCATCCCGAGGAGTTCGGAGTCGCGGAGCTGGACGGCAACCGGGTGGTGCGGCTCGTCGAGAAGCCGAAGGAGCCTCGAACGGATCTCGCGCTCGTGGGCGTCTACATGTTCGACTCCACGATCTTCGAGGCGGTGGAGGCGATCCGTCCCTCGTTCCGGAACGAGCTCGAGATCACGGACGCGATCCAGTACCTGATCGACAAGGGCCGCGCCGTCCACCACCACATCATCCAGGGATGGTGGAAGGACACGGGGAAGCTCGACGACATCCTCGAGGCCAACCGGATGGTCCTCTCGCGCGTCCGGCGCTCGATCCTCGGCACGGTCGACGCGAAGACGCGGATCGAGGGGGACGTGGTGATCGGAGAAGGGAGCCAGGTCACGGACTCGATCCTGCGCGGACCGCTCTGCATCGGCTCGAAGTGCACGATCGAGCGCGCGTACGTCGGTCCGTTCACCTCGATCCACGACGGCGTGAGCATCCGGAACTCCGAGATCGAGCACTCGATCGTGCTCGAGCGGTGCACGATCGACGACATCCCGGTCCGGATCGAGGCGTCCCTGATCGGCAAGGAGGCGCGCATCCAGCGCTCGCAGCGGAAGCCCTCGGCCTACCGGTTCATGGTGGGCGACTCGAGCGCGGTGGACGTCCTGTAG
- the thpR gene encoding RNA 2',3'-cyclic phosphodiesterase: MTRTFVALLLPPAWIEYLGAVTERLREGTSGMSWVKSGNIHVTVRFLGDLGDSGVKRASDGILRTAASLEAPVARLGGLGAFPSLTRPRVLWMGLSEGEEAVRAAGNALVDGLRLAGFGPPEKPFRPHMTLARVREGARGLDAIRTATLPAPPPAEPLDRIAVMKSELHPAGSRYTALTEVRLRPPGGTAPTPSRPGSNSES; encoded by the coding sequence GTGACCCGCACCTTCGTCGCGCTCCTGCTCCCGCCCGCGTGGATCGAGTACCTCGGCGCGGTCACCGAGCGGCTTCGCGAGGGGACGTCGGGGATGTCGTGGGTGAAGTCCGGGAACATCCACGTGACGGTCCGCTTTCTCGGCGACCTGGGCGATTCCGGGGTGAAGCGCGCGTCGGATGGGATCCTCAGGACCGCGGCGTCGCTCGAAGCGCCGGTCGCGCGGCTCGGCGGGCTGGGCGCGTTCCCGTCCCTCACGCGTCCGCGGGTCCTCTGGATGGGGCTCTCCGAAGGGGAGGAGGCGGTCCGCGCGGCGGGAAACGCGCTGGTGGACGGGCTCCGTCTCGCCGGATTCGGTCCTCCCGAGAAGCCCTTTCGCCCGCACATGACGCTGGCGCGCGTGCGCGAGGGGGCGCGGGGGCTCGACGCGATCCGCACGGCCACGCTTCCGGCCCCGCCGCCCGCGGAGCCGCTCGACCGTATCGCCGTGATGAAAAGTGAACTGCATCCGGCCGGCTCTCGCTATACTGCGCTCACGGAGGTTCGCCTCCGGCCGCCGGGCGGGACCGCCCCGACTCCATCCCGTCCCGGCTCGAACTCGGAGTCCTGA
- a CDS encoding SIS domain-containing protein, with the protein MRAGDAVRLALTERARLLIQLLEEEGDRVEALARLFADTSARGRTIFFCGNGGSAAEAQHFAAELVGRFQRERQGLPAVALTTDSSILTSVGNDFGFASVFARQVEALGRAGDLLVVLTTSGRSPNVLEAIRAARKKRMRVAAMTGAGGAALARRCDACLVVPSRDTPSIQEMHLVVGHLCCERAEAAAVKKRRGRA; encoded by the coding sequence GTGAGGGCCGGCGACGCGGTGCGGCTCGCGCTCACCGAGCGCGCGCGCCTCCTGATCCAGCTCCTCGAGGAGGAAGGCGACCGCGTGGAGGCGCTCGCGCGGCTCTTCGCCGACACGTCCGCGCGGGGCCGCACGATCTTCTTCTGCGGGAACGGCGGCAGCGCGGCCGAGGCCCAGCACTTCGCCGCCGAGCTCGTCGGGCGTTTCCAGCGGGAGCGCCAAGGCCTTCCCGCCGTGGCGCTCACCACGGACTCCTCGATCCTCACCTCGGTGGGGAACGATTTCGGATTCGCGAGCGTCTTCGCGCGCCAGGTCGAGGCGCTGGGCCGGGCGGGAGACCTCCTCGTCGTGCTCACGACGAGCGGCCGTTCTCCGAACGTGCTCGAGGCGATCCGCGCCGCGCGGAAGAAGCGGATGCGCGTCGCGGCGATGACGGGCGCCGGCGGAGCCGCGCTCGCGCGGCGGTGCGACGCGTGTCTCGTGGTGCCGAGCCGCGACACGCCGAGCATCCAGGAGATGCACCTCGTGGTGGGGCACCTCTGCTGCGAGCGGGCCGAGGCGGCGGCCGTGAAGAAGCGGCGGGGCCGCGCATGA
- a CDS encoding regulatory protein RecX, giving the protein MPIRPDRAASEDAAKEAALRILGRGPRTEREVLDRLLARGFDPDAVERAVERLRRVSLLDDRAFVRSFLRTEVTRKPQGRRLLRATLKRRGVAPVLLEELDDLVAEDPDLAERELHTEEGRARAALSQIERRARGTAGPVRSRKLASALLRRGFDWNVIRDLVSEPEEQSEPQ; this is encoded by the coding sequence ATGCCGATCCGGCCGGACCGGGCGGCGTCGGAGGACGCCGCCAAGGAAGCGGCGCTCCGGATCCTCGGCCGCGGGCCGCGGACGGAGCGCGAGGTCCTGGACCGGCTGCTCGCGCGCGGGTTCGACCCGGACGCGGTGGAGCGCGCCGTCGAGCGGCTCCGCCGCGTCTCGCTTCTGGACGACCGCGCGTTCGTGCGCTCGTTCCTGCGCACGGAAGTGACGAGGAAACCGCAGGGCCGGCGGCTCCTTCGCGCCACGCTGAAGCGGCGCGGGGTCGCGCCGGTCCTCCTCGAGGAGCTGGATGACCTCGTCGCCGAGGATCCGGACCTCGCGGAGCGGGAGCTCCACACGGAGGAAGGGCGCGCCCGCGCGGCGCTGTCGCAGATCGAGCGGCGCGCGCGCGGGACGGCCGGTCCGGTCCGTTCGAGGAAGCTCGCGTCGGCGCTCCTGCGCCGCGGCTTCGACTGGAACGTGATCCGGGATCTCGTGAGCGAACCCGAGGAGCAATCCGAGCCACAGTGA